One window from the genome of Magnolia sinica isolate HGM2019 chromosome 4, MsV1, whole genome shotgun sequence encodes:
- the LOC131244355 gene encoding mitochondrial uncoupling protein 5-like yields the protein MGVKGFVEGGLASIVAGCSTHPLDLIKVRLQLHGEAQTATIASCPPRVGPISVGARIIRTEGLPALFSGISATVLRQTLYSTTRMGLYEILKSRWSDPDSATIPLHRKIAAGLIAGAVGAAVGNPADVAMVRMQADGRLPQEQRRNYRSVVDAIRRMAKQEGVTSLWRGSSLTVNRAMIVTASQLATYDQVKEMVLEKGLMNDGIGTHVAASFAAGFVAAVASNPVDVIKTRVMNMRVGEGEKPPYAGALDCAVKTVRSEGAMALYKGFVPTISRQGPFTVVLFVTLEQVRKLLKDF from the coding sequence ATGGGTGTGAAGGGATTCGTGGAAGGTGGCCTTGCCTCCATCGTCGCCGGCTGCTCGACTCACCCTCTCGACCTCATCAAGGTCCGTCTCCAGCTCCATGGAGAAGCTCAAACCGCCACCATCGCCTCCTGCCCACCCCGTGTGGGCCCCATCTCCGTCGGGGCCCGCATCATCCGCACTGAAGGCCTCCCCGCCCTCTTCTCCGGCATCTCCGCTACCGTCCTTCGCCAGACCCTCTACTCCACCACACGCATGGGCCTCTACGAGATCCTCAAATCCAGATGGTCCGATCCCGACTCCGCCACCATCCCCCTCCACCGTAAGATCGCCGCCGGCCTCATCGCTGGCGCCGTGGGCGCAGCCGTCGGCAATCCCGCCGACGTTGCTATGGTCCGAATGCAGGCCGACGGGCGACTCCCGCAGGAGCAGCGCCGGAACTACCGCAGCGTGGTGGATGCGATCAGACGGATGGCGAAGCAGGAGGGCGTTACGAGCCTGTGGCGAGGATCGTCGCTGACCGTCAATCGGGCGATGATTGTGACCGCGTCGCAGCTGGCGACGTACGATCAGGTGAAGGAGATGGTGTTGGAGAAGGGGCTGATGAACGATGGGATCGGGACCCACGTGGCGGCGAGCTTCGCTGCGGGGTTCGTGGCGGCGGTAGCGTCGAACCCGGTGGATGTGATAAAGACGAGGGTGATGAATATGAGGGTGGGGGAAGGGGAGAAGCCACCGTACGCCGGGGCGCTAGATTGCGCCGTGAAGACAGTGCGCTCGGAAGGGGCGATGGCGCTTTATAAGGGGTTCGTGCCCACCATTTCCAGACAGGGGCCTTTCACGGTCGTTCTCTTTGTTACGCTTGAGCAGGTTCGGAAGCTACTCAAGGACTTCTGA
- the LOC131242419 gene encoding mitochondrial uncoupling protein 5-like, with translation MGVKGFVEGGLASIVAGCSTHPLDLIKVRLQLHGEAQTATIASSPARVGPISVGARIVRTEGLPALFSGISATVLRQTLYSTTRMGLYEILKSRWSDPDSATIPLPRKIAAGLIAGAVGAAVGNPADVAMVRMQADGRLPQEQRRNYRSVVDAIRRMAKQEGVTSLWRGSSLTVNRAMIVTASQLATYDQVKEMVLEKGLMNDGIGTHVAASFTAGFVAAVASNPVDVIKTRVMNMRVGEGEKPPYAGALDCAVKTVRSEGAMALYKGFVPTISRQGPFTVVLFVTLEQVRKLLKDF, from the coding sequence aTGGGTGTGAAGGGATTCGTGGAAGGTGGCCTTGCCTCCATCGTCGCCGGCTGCTCGACCCACCCTCTCGACCTCATCAAGGTCCGTCTCCAGCTCCATGGAGAAGCTCAAACCGCCACCATCGCCTCCTCCCCAGCCCGTGTGGGCCCCATCTCCGTCGGGGCCCGCATTGTCCGCACTGAAGGCCTCCCCGCCCTCTTCTCCGGCATCTCCGCCACCGTCCTCCGCCAGACCCTCTACTCCACCACCCGCATGGGCCTCTACGAGATCCTCAAATCCAGATGGTCCGATCCCGACTCCGCCACCATCCCCCTCCCCCGCAAGATCGCCGCCGGCCTCATCGCTGGCGCCGTGGGCGCAGCTGTCGGCAATCCCGCCGACGTTGCTATGGTCCGAATGCAGGCCGACGGGCGACTCCCGCAGGAGCAGCGCCGGAACTACCGCAGCGTGGTGGATGCGATCCGACGGATGGCGAAGCAGGAGGGCGTTACGAGCCTGTGGCGAGGATCGTCGCTGACCGTCAATCGGGCGATGATCGTGACCGCGTCGCAGCTGGCGACGTACGATCAGGTGAAAGAGATGGTGTTGGAGAAGGGGCTGATGAACGATGGGATCGGGACCCACGTGGCAGCGAGCTTCACAGCGGGGTTCGTGGCGGCGGTGGCATCGAACCCGGTGGATGTGATTAAGACGAGGGTGATGAATATGAGGGTGGGGGAAGGGGAGAAGCCACCGTACGCCGGGGCGCTAGATTGCGCCGTGAAGACAGTACGCTCGGAGGGGGCGATGGCGCTTTATAAGGGGTTCGTGCCCACCATTTCCAGGCAGGGGCCTTTCACGGTCGTTCTCTTTGTTACGCTTGAGCAGGTTCGGAAGCTACTCAAGGACTTCTAA
- the LOC131244356 gene encoding mitochondrial uncoupling protein 4-like, protein MGVKGFVEGGLASIVAGCSTHPLDLIKVRLQLHGEAQTATIASSAPRMGPISVGYRIVRTEGLPALFSGISATVLRQTLYSTTRMGLYEILKSRWSDPDSATIPLPRKIAAGLIAGAVGAAVGNPADVAMVRMQADGRLPPEQRRNYRSVADAIRRMAKQEGVTSLWRGSSLTVNRAMIVTASQLATYDQVKEMVLEKGLMNDGIGTHVAASFAAGFVAAVASNPVDVIKTRVMNMRVGEGEKPPYAGALDCAVKTVRSEGAMALYKGFVPTISRQGPFTVVLFVTLEQVRKLLKDF, encoded by the coding sequence ATGGGTGTGAAGGGATTCGTGGAAGGTGGCCTTGCCTCCATCGTCGCCGGCTGCTCGACCCACCCTCTAGACCTCATCAAGGTCCGTCTCCAGCTCCATGGAGAAGCTCAAACCGCAACCATCGCCTCCTCCGCACCCCGTATGGGCCCCATCTCCGTCGGGTACCGCATCGTCCGCACTGAAGGCCTCCCGGCCCTCTTCTCCGGCATCTCTGCCACCGTCCTCCGCCAGACCCTCTACTCCACCACACGCATGGGCCTCTACGAGATCCTCAAATCCAGATGGTCCGATCCAGACTCCGCCACCATCCCCCTCCCCCGCAAGATCGCTGCCGGCCTCATCGCTGGCGCCGTGGGCGCAGCCGTCGGCAATCCCGCCGACGTTGCTATGGTCCGAATGCAGGCCGACGGGCGACTCCCACCGGAGCAGCGCCGGAACTACCGCAGCGTGGCGGATGCGATCAGACGGATGGCGAAGCAGGAGGGCGTTACGAGCCTGTGGCGAGGATCGTCGCTGACCGTCAATCGGGCGATGATTGTGACCGCGTCGCAGCTGGCGACGTACGATCAGGTGAAGGAGATGGTGTTGGAGAAGGGGCTGATGAACGATGGGATCGGGACCCACGTGGCGGCGAGCTTCGCTGCGGGGTTCGTGGCGGCGGTAGCGTCGAACCCGGTGGATGTGATTAAGACGAGGGTGATGAATATGAGGGTGGGGGAAGGGGAGAAGCCACCGTACGCCGGGGCGCTAGATTGCGCCGTGAAGACAGTGCGCTCGGAGGGGGCGATGGCGCTTTATAAGGGGTTCGTGCCCACCATTTCCAGACAGGGGCCTTTCACGGTCGTTCTCTTTGTTACGCTTGAGCAGGTTCGGAAGCTACTCAAGGACTTCTAA